The Scleropages formosus chromosome 11, fSclFor1.1, whole genome shotgun sequence genome window below encodes:
- the LOC108934653 gene encoding transducin-like enhancer protein 3-B isoform X11 produces the protein MYPQGRHPAPHQPGQPGFKFTVAESCDRIKDEFQFLQAQYHSLKVEYDKLANEKTEMQRHYVMYYEMSYGLNIEMHKQTEIAKRLNAILAQIMPFLSQEHQQQVAQAVERAKQVTMTELNAIIGQQLQAQHLSHAAHGPPVQLPPHTSGLQPPGIPPVPGSGSGLLALGALGSQAHLPVKDEKNHHDLEHRGQSSFHSPVAIPLIKERESSTNNSVSPSDSLRAASEKHRGSSEYSVDSKKRKVEEKDSMSRYDSDGDKSDDLVVDVSNEDPATPRVSPAHSPPENGLDKSRVMKKDAPNSPASVASSGSTPSSKTKDHVHNDKSSTPGLKSNTPTPRNDAPTPGTSTTPGLRPILGKPPGMEALAPALRTPLSIAGSYGTPFAMMGHHEMNGSLTSPGVYAGLHISPQMSAAAAAAYGRTPMVGFDPHPHMRAPGLPASLTSISGGKPAYSFHVSADGQMQPVPFPPDALIGPGIPRHARQINTLSHGEVVCAVTISNPTRHVYTGGKGCVKIWDISQSGSKSPVSQLDCLNRDNYIRSCKLLPDGRTLIVGGEASTLTIWDLASQTPRIKAELTSSAPACYALAISPDAKVCFSCCSDGNIAVWDLHNQTLVRQFQGHTDGASCIDISHDGTKLWTGGLDNTVRSWDLREGRQLQQHDFTSQIFSLGYCPTGEWLAVGMESSNVEVLHHTKPDKYQLHLHESCVLSLKFAYCGKWFVSTGKDNLLNAWRTPYGASIFQSKESSSVLSCDISADDKYIVTGSGDKKATVYEVIY, from the exons taTTACGAGATGTCTTATGGCCTCAACATTGAAATGCACAAACAG ACCGAGATTGCTAAACGGCTCAATGCAATTCTTGCTCAAATTATGCCTTTTCTGTCACAAGAG CACcaacagcaggtagcgcaggCTGTTGAACGTGCCAAGCAGGTGACAATGACCGAGCTGAATGCCATCATCGGG cagcagctccaggcaCAGCACCTCTCCCACGCAGCCCATGGACCCCCTGTTCAGCTGCCTCCCCACACCTCAGGGCTACAACCTCCCGGCATCCCACCTGTGCCAGGCTCAGGCTCCGGCCTACTGGCCCTGGGGGCCTTGGGTAGCCAGGCCCACTTACCTGTAAAAGACGAGAAAAATCATCACGACCTGGAGCACAGAG GCCAATCATCTTTTCACTCACCTGTGGCAATTCCTTTGATTAAAGAACGGGAGTCCAGCACG AACAACTCCGTTTCGCCATCAGATAGCCTACGCGCTGCCAGCGAGAAGCACCGGGGATCCTCCGAGTACAGTGTGGATTCCAAGAAGCGCAAGGTGGAGGAAAAGGATAGCATGAGCAGATAT GACAGTGATGGAGACAAAAGTGATGATTTGGTAGTGGATGTGTCCAATGAG GATCCTGCCACTCCCCGGGTCAGTCCTGCACACTCTCCGCCTGAGAATGGTCTGGACAAATCACGTGTAATGAAGAAGGATGCACCTAACAGCCCTGCTTCTGTGGCATCCTCTGGCAGCACACCATCATCCAAAACCAAAGACCATGTCCAT AATGACAAGTCTTCCACACCTGGTCTGAAGTCCAATACTCCCACCCCTCGCAATGATGCCCCCACCCCGGGTACGAGCACCACTCCAGGTCTCCGACCAATTCTAGGGAAGCCACCCGGCATGGAGGCATTAG CCCCTGCCTTGAGGACCCCCCTGTCTATTGCAGGGTCATATGGAACCCCATTTGCCATGATGGGACACCATGAGATGAATGGCTCCCTCACTAGCCCAGGGGTTTATGCCGGCCTGCACATCTCCCCCCAAAtgagtgctgctgcagcagctgcgtATGGCCGCACGCCCATG GTTGGGTTCGACCCTCACCCTCACATGAGAGCTCCTGGCCTCCCTGCCAGCCTCACATCCATCTCTGGAGGAAAACC AGCATATTCATTCCATGTCAGTGCGGATGGGCAGATGCAACCTGTGCCTTTCCCACCTGATGCCCTGATTGGGCCTGGCATCCCACGGCATGCCCGCCAGATCAACACACTGAGCCATGGTGAGGTGGTTTGTGCCGTCACCATCAGCAACCCCACCCGGCACGTCTACACTGGAGGAAAGGGCTGCGTCAAGATCTGGGACATTAGCCAGTCAGGCAGCAAGAGCCCTGTCTCCCAGCTGGACTGCTTG AACAGGGACAACTACATCCGCTCGTGCAAGCTGCTGCCGGACGGACGTACACTGATTGTGGGTGGGGAGGCCAGCACCCTGACCATCTGGGACCTGGCTTCTCAGACACCTCGCATCAAGGCAGAGCTCACTTCCTCTGCGCCTGCCTGCTATGCTTTGGCAATCAGCCCTGATGCCAAGGTGtgcttctcctgctgcagtgatgGCAACATTGCCGTGTGGGATCTCCATAATCAGACCCTTGTGAG GCAATTCCAAGGCCACACAGATGGTGCTAGCTGTATCGACATCTCGCACGATGGCACCAAACTGTGGACAGGTGGTCTGGATAACACAGTGCGCTCCTGGGACCTGAGAGAGGGGCGACAGCTACAGCAGCATGACTTTACCTCCCAG ATCTTCTCTCTGGGTTACTGTCCAACGGGAGAGTGGTTGGCAGTTGGTATGGAGAGCAGCAATGTGGAGGTTCTTCATCATACCAAGCCTGACAAGTACCAGCTTCACCTGCATGAGAGCTGTGTACTTTCTCTCAAGTTTGCCTACTGTG GCAAATGGTTTGTTAGCACTGGGAAGGACAATTTGCTGAATGCCTGGAGGACTCCGTACGGTGCCAGCATATTCCAG TCCAAGGAGTCCTCATCAGTCTTGAGCTGTGACATCTCGGCTGACGACAAGTACATTGTCACGGGCTCTGGTGACAAGAAGGCCACAGTGTATGAAGTGATCTACTAA
- the LOC108934653 gene encoding transducin-like enhancer protein 3-B isoform X9 — translation MYPQGRHPAPHQPGQPGFKFTVAESCDRIKDEFQFLQAQYHSLKVEYDKLANEKTEMQRHYVMYYEMSYGLNIEMHKQTEIAKRLNAILAQIMPFLSQEHQQQVAQAVERAKQVTMTELNAIIGQQQLQAQHLSHAAHGPPVQLPPHTSGLQPPGIPPVPGSGSGLLALGALGSQAHLPVKDEKNHHDLEHRERESSTNNSVSPSDSLRAASEKHRGSSEYSVDSKKRKVEEKDSMSRYDSDGDKSDDLVVDVSNEDPATPRVSPAHSPPENGLDKSRVMKKDAPNSPASVASSGSTPSSKTKDHVHNDKSSTPGLKSNTPTPRNDAPTPGTSTTPGLRPILGKPPGMEALAPALRTPLSIAGSYGTPFAMMGHHEMNGSLTSPGVYAGLHISPQMSAAAAAAYGRTPMVGFDPHPHMRAPGLPASLTSISGGKPAYSFHVSADGQMQPVPFPPDALIGPGIPRHARQINTLSHGEVVCAVTISNPTRHVYTGGKGCVKIWDISQSGSKSPVSQLDCLNRDNYIRSCKLLPDGRTLIVGGEASTLTIWDLASQTPRIKAELTSSAPACYALAISPDAKVCFSCCSDGNIAVWDLHNQTLVRQFQGHTDGASCIDISHDGTKLWTGGLDNTVRSWDLREGRQLQQHDFTSQIFSLGYCPTGEWLAVGMESSNVEVLHHTKPDKYQLHLHESCVLSLKFAYCGKWFVSTGKDNLLNAWRTPYGASIFQSKESSSVLSCDISADDKYIVTGSGDKKATVYEVIY, via the exons taTTACGAGATGTCTTATGGCCTCAACATTGAAATGCACAAACAG ACCGAGATTGCTAAACGGCTCAATGCAATTCTTGCTCAAATTATGCCTTTTCTGTCACAAGAG CACcaacagcaggtagcgcaggCTGTTGAACGTGCCAAGCAGGTGACAATGACCGAGCTGAATGCCATCATCGGG cagcagcagctccaggcaCAGCACCTCTCCCACGCAGCCCATGGACCCCCTGTTCAGCTGCCTCCCCACACCTCAGGGCTACAACCTCCCGGCATCCCACCTGTGCCAGGCTCAGGCTCCGGCCTACTGGCCCTGGGGGCCTTGGGTAGCCAGGCCCACTTACCTGTAAAAGACGAGAAAAATCATCACGACCTGGAGCACAGAG AACGGGAGTCCAGCACG AACAACTCCGTTTCGCCATCAGATAGCCTACGCGCTGCCAGCGAGAAGCACCGGGGATCCTCCGAGTACAGTGTGGATTCCAAGAAGCGCAAGGTGGAGGAAAAGGATAGCATGAGCAGATAT GACAGTGATGGAGACAAAAGTGATGATTTGGTAGTGGATGTGTCCAATGAG GATCCTGCCACTCCCCGGGTCAGTCCTGCACACTCTCCGCCTGAGAATGGTCTGGACAAATCACGTGTAATGAAGAAGGATGCACCTAACAGCCCTGCTTCTGTGGCATCCTCTGGCAGCACACCATCATCCAAAACCAAAGACCATGTCCAT AATGACAAGTCTTCCACACCTGGTCTGAAGTCCAATACTCCCACCCCTCGCAATGATGCCCCCACCCCGGGTACGAGCACCACTCCAGGTCTCCGACCAATTCTAGGGAAGCCACCCGGCATGGAGGCATTAG CCCCTGCCTTGAGGACCCCCCTGTCTATTGCAGGGTCATATGGAACCCCATTTGCCATGATGGGACACCATGAGATGAATGGCTCCCTCACTAGCCCAGGGGTTTATGCCGGCCTGCACATCTCCCCCCAAAtgagtgctgctgcagcagctgcgtATGGCCGCACGCCCATG GTTGGGTTCGACCCTCACCCTCACATGAGAGCTCCTGGCCTCCCTGCCAGCCTCACATCCATCTCTGGAGGAAAACC AGCATATTCATTCCATGTCAGTGCGGATGGGCAGATGCAACCTGTGCCTTTCCCACCTGATGCCCTGATTGGGCCTGGCATCCCACGGCATGCCCGCCAGATCAACACACTGAGCCATGGTGAGGTGGTTTGTGCCGTCACCATCAGCAACCCCACCCGGCACGTCTACACTGGAGGAAAGGGCTGCGTCAAGATCTGGGACATTAGCCAGTCAGGCAGCAAGAGCCCTGTCTCCCAGCTGGACTGCTTG AACAGGGACAACTACATCCGCTCGTGCAAGCTGCTGCCGGACGGACGTACACTGATTGTGGGTGGGGAGGCCAGCACCCTGACCATCTGGGACCTGGCTTCTCAGACACCTCGCATCAAGGCAGAGCTCACTTCCTCTGCGCCTGCCTGCTATGCTTTGGCAATCAGCCCTGATGCCAAGGTGtgcttctcctgctgcagtgatgGCAACATTGCCGTGTGGGATCTCCATAATCAGACCCTTGTGAG GCAATTCCAAGGCCACACAGATGGTGCTAGCTGTATCGACATCTCGCACGATGGCACCAAACTGTGGACAGGTGGTCTGGATAACACAGTGCGCTCCTGGGACCTGAGAGAGGGGCGACAGCTACAGCAGCATGACTTTACCTCCCAG ATCTTCTCTCTGGGTTACTGTCCAACGGGAGAGTGGTTGGCAGTTGGTATGGAGAGCAGCAATGTGGAGGTTCTTCATCATACCAAGCCTGACAAGTACCAGCTTCACCTGCATGAGAGCTGTGTACTTTCTCTCAAGTTTGCCTACTGTG GCAAATGGTTTGTTAGCACTGGGAAGGACAATTTGCTGAATGCCTGGAGGACTCCGTACGGTGCCAGCATATTCCAG TCCAAGGAGTCCTCATCAGTCTTGAGCTGTGACATCTCGGCTGACGACAAGTACATTGTCACGGGCTCTGGTGACAAGAAGGCCACAGTGTATGAAGTGATCTACTAA
- the LOC108934653 gene encoding transducin-like enhancer protein 3-B isoform X7, giving the protein MYPQGRHPAPHQPGQPGFKFTVAESCDRIKDEFQFLQAQYHSLKVEYDKLANEKTEMQRHYVMYYEMSYGLNIEMHKQTEIAKRLNAILAQIMPFLSQEHQQQVAQAVERAKQVTMTELNAIIGVRGLPNLPLTQQQLQAQHLSHAAHGPPVQLPPHTSGLQPPGIPPVPGSGSGLLALGALGSQAHLPVKDEKNHHDLEHRERESSTNNSVSPSDSLRAASEKHRGSSEYSVDSKKRKVEEKDSMSRYDSDGDKSDDLVVDVSNEDPATPRVSPAHSPPENGLDKSRVMKKDAPNSPASVASSGSTPSSKTKDHVHNDKSSTPGLKSNTPTPRNDAPTPGTSTTPGLRPILGKPPGMEALAPALRTPLSIAGSYGTPFAMMGHHEMNGSLTSPGVYAGLHISPQMSAAAAAAYGRTPMVGFDPHPHMRAPGLPASLTSISGGKPAYSFHVSADGQMQPVPFPPDALIGPGIPRHARQINTLSHGEVVCAVTISNPTRHVYTGGKGCVKIWDISQSGSKSPVSQLDCLNRDNYIRSCKLLPDGRTLIVGGEASTLTIWDLASQTPRIKAELTSSAPACYALAISPDAKVCFSCCSDGNIAVWDLHNQTLVRQFQGHTDGASCIDISHDGTKLWTGGLDNTVRSWDLREGRQLQQHDFTSQIFSLGYCPTGEWLAVGMESSNVEVLHHTKPDKYQLHLHESCVLSLKFAYCGKWFVSTGKDNLLNAWRTPYGASIFQSKESSSVLSCDISADDKYIVTGSGDKKATVYEVIY; this is encoded by the exons taTTACGAGATGTCTTATGGCCTCAACATTGAAATGCACAAACAG ACCGAGATTGCTAAACGGCTCAATGCAATTCTTGCTCAAATTATGCCTTTTCTGTCACAAGAG CACcaacagcaggtagcgcaggCTGTTGAACGTGCCAAGCAGGTGACAATGACCGAGCTGAATGCCATCATCGGGGTACGTGGACTTCCCAATCTGCCCCTCACC cagcagcagctccaggcaCAGCACCTCTCCCACGCAGCCCATGGACCCCCTGTTCAGCTGCCTCCCCACACCTCAGGGCTACAACCTCCCGGCATCCCACCTGTGCCAGGCTCAGGCTCCGGCCTACTGGCCCTGGGGGCCTTGGGTAGCCAGGCCCACTTACCTGTAAAAGACGAGAAAAATCATCACGACCTGGAGCACAGAG AACGGGAGTCCAGCACG AACAACTCCGTTTCGCCATCAGATAGCCTACGCGCTGCCAGCGAGAAGCACCGGGGATCCTCCGAGTACAGTGTGGATTCCAAGAAGCGCAAGGTGGAGGAAAAGGATAGCATGAGCAGATAT GACAGTGATGGAGACAAAAGTGATGATTTGGTAGTGGATGTGTCCAATGAG GATCCTGCCACTCCCCGGGTCAGTCCTGCACACTCTCCGCCTGAGAATGGTCTGGACAAATCACGTGTAATGAAGAAGGATGCACCTAACAGCCCTGCTTCTGTGGCATCCTCTGGCAGCACACCATCATCCAAAACCAAAGACCATGTCCAT AATGACAAGTCTTCCACACCTGGTCTGAAGTCCAATACTCCCACCCCTCGCAATGATGCCCCCACCCCGGGTACGAGCACCACTCCAGGTCTCCGACCAATTCTAGGGAAGCCACCCGGCATGGAGGCATTAG CCCCTGCCTTGAGGACCCCCCTGTCTATTGCAGGGTCATATGGAACCCCATTTGCCATGATGGGACACCATGAGATGAATGGCTCCCTCACTAGCCCAGGGGTTTATGCCGGCCTGCACATCTCCCCCCAAAtgagtgctgctgcagcagctgcgtATGGCCGCACGCCCATG GTTGGGTTCGACCCTCACCCTCACATGAGAGCTCCTGGCCTCCCTGCCAGCCTCACATCCATCTCTGGAGGAAAACC AGCATATTCATTCCATGTCAGTGCGGATGGGCAGATGCAACCTGTGCCTTTCCCACCTGATGCCCTGATTGGGCCTGGCATCCCACGGCATGCCCGCCAGATCAACACACTGAGCCATGGTGAGGTGGTTTGTGCCGTCACCATCAGCAACCCCACCCGGCACGTCTACACTGGAGGAAAGGGCTGCGTCAAGATCTGGGACATTAGCCAGTCAGGCAGCAAGAGCCCTGTCTCCCAGCTGGACTGCTTG AACAGGGACAACTACATCCGCTCGTGCAAGCTGCTGCCGGACGGACGTACACTGATTGTGGGTGGGGAGGCCAGCACCCTGACCATCTGGGACCTGGCTTCTCAGACACCTCGCATCAAGGCAGAGCTCACTTCCTCTGCGCCTGCCTGCTATGCTTTGGCAATCAGCCCTGATGCCAAGGTGtgcttctcctgctgcagtgatgGCAACATTGCCGTGTGGGATCTCCATAATCAGACCCTTGTGAG GCAATTCCAAGGCCACACAGATGGTGCTAGCTGTATCGACATCTCGCACGATGGCACCAAACTGTGGACAGGTGGTCTGGATAACACAGTGCGCTCCTGGGACCTGAGAGAGGGGCGACAGCTACAGCAGCATGACTTTACCTCCCAG ATCTTCTCTCTGGGTTACTGTCCAACGGGAGAGTGGTTGGCAGTTGGTATGGAGAGCAGCAATGTGGAGGTTCTTCATCATACCAAGCCTGACAAGTACCAGCTTCACCTGCATGAGAGCTGTGTACTTTCTCTCAAGTTTGCCTACTGTG GCAAATGGTTTGTTAGCACTGGGAAGGACAATTTGCTGAATGCCTGGAGGACTCCGTACGGTGCCAGCATATTCCAG TCCAAGGAGTCCTCATCAGTCTTGAGCTGTGACATCTCGGCTGACGACAAGTACATTGTCACGGGCTCTGGTGACAAGAAGGCCACAGTGTATGAAGTGATCTACTAA
- the LOC108934653 gene encoding transducin-like enhancer protein 3-B isoform X1 has protein sequence MYPQGRHPAPHQPGQPGFKFTVAESCDRIKDEFQFLQAQYHSLKVEYDKLANEKTEMQRHYVMYYEMSYGLNIEMHKQTEIAKRLNAILAQIMPFLSQEHQQQVAQAVERAKQVTMTELNAIIGVRGLPNLPLTQQQLQAQHLSHAAHGPPVQLPPHTSGLQPPGIPPVPGSGSGLLALGALGSQAHLPVKDEKNHHDLEHRGQSSFHSPVAIPLIKERESSTNNSVSPSDSLRAASEKHRGSSEYSVDSKKRKVEEKDSMSRYDSDGDKSDDLVVDVSNEDPATPRVSPAHSPPENGLDKSRVMKKDAPNSPASVASSGSTPSSKTKDHVHNDKSSTPGLKSNTPTPRNDAPTPGTSTTPGLRPILGKPPGMEALAAPALRTPLSIAGSYGTPFAMMGHHEMNGSLTSPGVYAGLHISPQMSAAAAAAYGRTPMVGFDPHPHMRAPGLPASLTSISGGKPAYSFHVSADGQMQPVPFPPDALIGPGIPRHARQINTLSHGEVVCAVTISNPTRHVYTGGKGCVKIWDISQSGSKSPVSQLDCLNRDNYIRSCKLLPDGRTLIVGGEASTLTIWDLASQTPRIKAELTSSAPACYALAISPDAKVCFSCCSDGNIAVWDLHNQTLVRQFQGHTDGASCIDISHDGTKLWTGGLDNTVRSWDLREGRQLQQHDFTSQIFSLGYCPTGEWLAVGMESSNVEVLHHTKPDKYQLHLHESCVLSLKFAYCGKWFVSTGKDNLLNAWRTPYGASIFQSKESSSVLSCDISADDKYIVTGSGDKKATVYEVIY, from the exons taTTACGAGATGTCTTATGGCCTCAACATTGAAATGCACAAACAG ACCGAGATTGCTAAACGGCTCAATGCAATTCTTGCTCAAATTATGCCTTTTCTGTCACAAGAG CACcaacagcaggtagcgcaggCTGTTGAACGTGCCAAGCAGGTGACAATGACCGAGCTGAATGCCATCATCGGGGTACGTGGACTTCCCAATCTGCCCCTCACC cagcagcagctccaggcaCAGCACCTCTCCCACGCAGCCCATGGACCCCCTGTTCAGCTGCCTCCCCACACCTCAGGGCTACAACCTCCCGGCATCCCACCTGTGCCAGGCTCAGGCTCCGGCCTACTGGCCCTGGGGGCCTTGGGTAGCCAGGCCCACTTACCTGTAAAAGACGAGAAAAATCATCACGACCTGGAGCACAGAG GCCAATCATCTTTTCACTCACCTGTGGCAATTCCTTTGATTAAAGAACGGGAGTCCAGCACG AACAACTCCGTTTCGCCATCAGATAGCCTACGCGCTGCCAGCGAGAAGCACCGGGGATCCTCCGAGTACAGTGTGGATTCCAAGAAGCGCAAGGTGGAGGAAAAGGATAGCATGAGCAGATAT GACAGTGATGGAGACAAAAGTGATGATTTGGTAGTGGATGTGTCCAATGAG GATCCTGCCACTCCCCGGGTCAGTCCTGCACACTCTCCGCCTGAGAATGGTCTGGACAAATCACGTGTAATGAAGAAGGATGCACCTAACAGCCCTGCTTCTGTGGCATCCTCTGGCAGCACACCATCATCCAAAACCAAAGACCATGTCCAT AATGACAAGTCTTCCACACCTGGTCTGAAGTCCAATACTCCCACCCCTCGCAATGATGCCCCCACCCCGGGTACGAGCACCACTCCAGGTCTCCGACCAATTCTAGGGAAGCCACCCGGCATGGAGGCATTAG CAGCCCCTGCCTTGAGGACCCCCCTGTCTATTGCAGGGTCATATGGAACCCCATTTGCCATGATGGGACACCATGAGATGAATGGCTCCCTCACTAGCCCAGGGGTTTATGCCGGCCTGCACATCTCCCCCCAAAtgagtgctgctgcagcagctgcgtATGGCCGCACGCCCATG GTTGGGTTCGACCCTCACCCTCACATGAGAGCTCCTGGCCTCCCTGCCAGCCTCACATCCATCTCTGGAGGAAAACC AGCATATTCATTCCATGTCAGTGCGGATGGGCAGATGCAACCTGTGCCTTTCCCACCTGATGCCCTGATTGGGCCTGGCATCCCACGGCATGCCCGCCAGATCAACACACTGAGCCATGGTGAGGTGGTTTGTGCCGTCACCATCAGCAACCCCACCCGGCACGTCTACACTGGAGGAAAGGGCTGCGTCAAGATCTGGGACATTAGCCAGTCAGGCAGCAAGAGCCCTGTCTCCCAGCTGGACTGCTTG AACAGGGACAACTACATCCGCTCGTGCAAGCTGCTGCCGGACGGACGTACACTGATTGTGGGTGGGGAGGCCAGCACCCTGACCATCTGGGACCTGGCTTCTCAGACACCTCGCATCAAGGCAGAGCTCACTTCCTCTGCGCCTGCCTGCTATGCTTTGGCAATCAGCCCTGATGCCAAGGTGtgcttctcctgctgcagtgatgGCAACATTGCCGTGTGGGATCTCCATAATCAGACCCTTGTGAG GCAATTCCAAGGCCACACAGATGGTGCTAGCTGTATCGACATCTCGCACGATGGCACCAAACTGTGGACAGGTGGTCTGGATAACACAGTGCGCTCCTGGGACCTGAGAGAGGGGCGACAGCTACAGCAGCATGACTTTACCTCCCAG ATCTTCTCTCTGGGTTACTGTCCAACGGGAGAGTGGTTGGCAGTTGGTATGGAGAGCAGCAATGTGGAGGTTCTTCATCATACCAAGCCTGACAAGTACCAGCTTCACCTGCATGAGAGCTGTGTACTTTCTCTCAAGTTTGCCTACTGTG GCAAATGGTTTGTTAGCACTGGGAAGGACAATTTGCTGAATGCCTGGAGGACTCCGTACGGTGCCAGCATATTCCAG TCCAAGGAGTCCTCATCAGTCTTGAGCTGTGACATCTCGGCTGACGACAAGTACATTGTCACGGGCTCTGGTGACAAGAAGGCCACAGTGTATGAAGTGATCTACTAA
- the LOC108934653 gene encoding transducin-like enhancer protein 3-B isoform X4 produces MYPQGRHPAPHQPGQPGFKFTVAESCDRIKDEFQFLQAQYHSLKVEYDKLANEKTEMQRHYVMYYEMSYGLNIEMHKQTEIAKRLNAILAQIMPFLSQEHQQQVAQAVERAKQVTMTELNAIIGQQQLQAQHLSHAAHGPPVQLPPHTSGLQPPGIPPVPGSGSGLLALGALGSQAHLPVKDEKNHHDLEHRGQSSFHSPVAIPLIKERESSTNNSVSPSDSLRAASEKHRGSSEYSVDSKKRKVEEKDSMSRYDSDGDKSDDLVVDVSNEDPATPRVSPAHSPPENGLDKSRVMKKDAPNSPASVASSGSTPSSKTKDHVHNDKSSTPGLKSNTPTPRNDAPTPGTSTTPGLRPILGKPPGMEALAAPALRTPLSIAGSYGTPFAMMGHHEMNGSLTSPGVYAGLHISPQMSAAAAAAYGRTPMVGFDPHPHMRAPGLPASLTSISGGKPAYSFHVSADGQMQPVPFPPDALIGPGIPRHARQINTLSHGEVVCAVTISNPTRHVYTGGKGCVKIWDISQSGSKSPVSQLDCLNRDNYIRSCKLLPDGRTLIVGGEASTLTIWDLASQTPRIKAELTSSAPACYALAISPDAKVCFSCCSDGNIAVWDLHNQTLVRQFQGHTDGASCIDISHDGTKLWTGGLDNTVRSWDLREGRQLQQHDFTSQIFSLGYCPTGEWLAVGMESSNVEVLHHTKPDKYQLHLHESCVLSLKFAYCGKWFVSTGKDNLLNAWRTPYGASIFQSKESSSVLSCDISADDKYIVTGSGDKKATVYEVIY; encoded by the exons taTTACGAGATGTCTTATGGCCTCAACATTGAAATGCACAAACAG ACCGAGATTGCTAAACGGCTCAATGCAATTCTTGCTCAAATTATGCCTTTTCTGTCACAAGAG CACcaacagcaggtagcgcaggCTGTTGAACGTGCCAAGCAGGTGACAATGACCGAGCTGAATGCCATCATCGGG cagcagcagctccaggcaCAGCACCTCTCCCACGCAGCCCATGGACCCCCTGTTCAGCTGCCTCCCCACACCTCAGGGCTACAACCTCCCGGCATCCCACCTGTGCCAGGCTCAGGCTCCGGCCTACTGGCCCTGGGGGCCTTGGGTAGCCAGGCCCACTTACCTGTAAAAGACGAGAAAAATCATCACGACCTGGAGCACAGAG GCCAATCATCTTTTCACTCACCTGTGGCAATTCCTTTGATTAAAGAACGGGAGTCCAGCACG AACAACTCCGTTTCGCCATCAGATAGCCTACGCGCTGCCAGCGAGAAGCACCGGGGATCCTCCGAGTACAGTGTGGATTCCAAGAAGCGCAAGGTGGAGGAAAAGGATAGCATGAGCAGATAT GACAGTGATGGAGACAAAAGTGATGATTTGGTAGTGGATGTGTCCAATGAG GATCCTGCCACTCCCCGGGTCAGTCCTGCACACTCTCCGCCTGAGAATGGTCTGGACAAATCACGTGTAATGAAGAAGGATGCACCTAACAGCCCTGCTTCTGTGGCATCCTCTGGCAGCACACCATCATCCAAAACCAAAGACCATGTCCAT AATGACAAGTCTTCCACACCTGGTCTGAAGTCCAATACTCCCACCCCTCGCAATGATGCCCCCACCCCGGGTACGAGCACCACTCCAGGTCTCCGACCAATTCTAGGGAAGCCACCCGGCATGGAGGCATTAG CAGCCCCTGCCTTGAGGACCCCCCTGTCTATTGCAGGGTCATATGGAACCCCATTTGCCATGATGGGACACCATGAGATGAATGGCTCCCTCACTAGCCCAGGGGTTTATGCCGGCCTGCACATCTCCCCCCAAAtgagtgctgctgcagcagctgcgtATGGCCGCACGCCCATG GTTGGGTTCGACCCTCACCCTCACATGAGAGCTCCTGGCCTCCCTGCCAGCCTCACATCCATCTCTGGAGGAAAACC AGCATATTCATTCCATGTCAGTGCGGATGGGCAGATGCAACCTGTGCCTTTCCCACCTGATGCCCTGATTGGGCCTGGCATCCCACGGCATGCCCGCCAGATCAACACACTGAGCCATGGTGAGGTGGTTTGTGCCGTCACCATCAGCAACCCCACCCGGCACGTCTACACTGGAGGAAAGGGCTGCGTCAAGATCTGGGACATTAGCCAGTCAGGCAGCAAGAGCCCTGTCTCCCAGCTGGACTGCTTG AACAGGGACAACTACATCCGCTCGTGCAAGCTGCTGCCGGACGGACGTACACTGATTGTGGGTGGGGAGGCCAGCACCCTGACCATCTGGGACCTGGCTTCTCAGACACCTCGCATCAAGGCAGAGCTCACTTCCTCTGCGCCTGCCTGCTATGCTTTGGCAATCAGCCCTGATGCCAAGGTGtgcttctcctgctgcagtgatgGCAACATTGCCGTGTGGGATCTCCATAATCAGACCCTTGTGAG GCAATTCCAAGGCCACACAGATGGTGCTAGCTGTATCGACATCTCGCACGATGGCACCAAACTGTGGACAGGTGGTCTGGATAACACAGTGCGCTCCTGGGACCTGAGAGAGGGGCGACAGCTACAGCAGCATGACTTTACCTCCCAG ATCTTCTCTCTGGGTTACTGTCCAACGGGAGAGTGGTTGGCAGTTGGTATGGAGAGCAGCAATGTGGAGGTTCTTCATCATACCAAGCCTGACAAGTACCAGCTTCACCTGCATGAGAGCTGTGTACTTTCTCTCAAGTTTGCCTACTGTG GCAAATGGTTTGTTAGCACTGGGAAGGACAATTTGCTGAATGCCTGGAGGACTCCGTACGGTGCCAGCATATTCCAG TCCAAGGAGTCCTCATCAGTCTTGAGCTGTGACATCTCGGCTGACGACAAGTACATTGTCACGGGCTCTGGTGACAAGAAGGCCACAGTGTATGAAGTGATCTACTAA